In one Chitinophaga sancti genomic region, the following are encoded:
- a CDS encoding heme-copper oxidase family protein, whose amino-acid sequence MSDVIYTTTHRVVVPFYVYAGLAFLIATLMLFTSSGEFSGHYFQPHILAITHTMALGWGTMIILGASHQLLPVLIEGELYSVKLAYLAFVFTGIGIVLLVWAFYIFDMGWPAKYGALLINAGVLVFFVNVVMSIVKTKKENIQAIFMLTATGWLVFTTLIGGLLICNFTENLLPDGSLHYLSLHAHVGIAGWFLLLVIGVGSRLIPMFLISKYEHPRILWSSYGLINGGLIAFIFIFLKDAPLVFYMIPVVCVALAIVLFGIYCRKAYHVRIRRQIDEEMKISLLAVMMMVLPLVFLIAVIVTLISFSTDVHLVLAYGFTIFFGWLTAIILGMTFKTLPFIIWNKVYHARAGTGATPSPKELFSSKLFNSMALCFIIGFFVFAAGIVIPNGLAMKTGALLLLLCAFLYNANVFKLLFHKDIML is encoded by the coding sequence ATGAGTGATGTTATTTACACCACTACCCATCGCGTGGTGGTACCATTTTATGTATACGCGGGGCTTGCATTTCTCATCGCTACCCTCATGTTGTTTACCAGTTCCGGGGAGTTTTCGGGCCACTACTTCCAGCCGCATATCCTGGCTATTACACATACGATGGCGCTGGGATGGGGTACCATGATTATTTTGGGGGCAAGTCACCAGTTATTGCCGGTATTGATTGAGGGGGAATTGTATAGTGTTAAGCTGGCTTACCTGGCGTTTGTATTTACGGGAATTGGTATTGTGTTGTTAGTATGGGCCTTTTATATTTTTGATATGGGTTGGCCGGCAAAGTATGGTGCATTGCTGATCAATGCGGGTGTGTTGGTGTTTTTTGTGAATGTAGTGATGAGCATTGTAAAGACGAAGAAGGAAAATATACAGGCGATCTTTATGCTTACAGCTACGGGTTGGCTTGTTTTTACTACGCTGATAGGTGGTTTACTGATCTGTAATTTTACGGAGAATTTACTGCCGGATGGTTCACTGCATTATCTTTCCCTGCATGCACATGTAGGGATAGCAGGATGGTTTTTACTGTTGGTGATTGGAGTAGGTTCACGCCTGATCCCCATGTTCCTGATCTCTAAATACGAGCATCCCCGTATACTATGGAGTAGCTACGGCCTGATCAATGGTGGACTGATTGCGTTTATTTTTATTTTCCTGAAAGATGCGCCGCTGGTGTTTTATATGATTCCTGTAGTGTGTGTGGCACTGGCCATTGTGTTGTTTGGAATCTATTGCAGGAAGGCTTACCACGTAAGGATCCGCAGACAGATAGACGAAGAAATGAAGATCTCCCTGCTCGCTGTAATGATGATGGTATTGCCACTGGTCTTTTTGATTGCGGTCATCGTCACGCTTATCTCTTTTTCTACAGATGTACACCTGGTGCTGGCTTATGGTTTTACGATTTTCTTTGGGTGGTTGACGGCCATTATTTTAGGTATGACTTTTAAGACGTTGCCATTTATTATCTGGAACAAGGTATATCATGCCAGGGCGGGAACAGGGGCGACACCATCCCCGAAAGAACTCTTTAGCAGTAAGCTTTTTAATAGTATGGCCCTTTGTTTTATAATTGGATTTTTTGTTTTTGCGGCAGGTATTGTTATTCCAAATGGATTGGCGATGAAGACAGGTGCGCTGTTATTATTGCTGTGTGCTTTTCTTTATAATGCGAACGTTTTTAAATTACTCTTTCATAAAGACATTATGCTATGA
- a CDS encoding DUF2249 domain-containing protein produces the protein MIIHQNTKIGAILKHHPASLDAIVSISPKFEKLRNPILRKLMAGRATIAMASKIGGCQVTDFYTKLAPLGFEIDPAIPANAAEEQELPAFIQSLDEEQVVVLDVRPVIAAGEDPLSLILQTIKTIQAGQVLKIVNTFEPTPLMILLKKQGFEAYADHIEEDLVETWFYKNADINIKVQAGNWEEALKRFENKLQTIDVRALQMPLPMHTILESLDTLPEDKALFVYHKRIPVFLLPELAQRGFEYRAKELASDEVHLLIFRN, from the coding sequence ATGATCATTCATCAAAATACAAAAATAGGTGCCATCTTAAAACATCACCCGGCGTCGCTGGATGCTATCGTTAGCATTTCACCGAAATTTGAGAAACTGCGCAATCCCATCCTGAGAAAACTCATGGCTGGCCGTGCAACCATTGCTATGGCCAGTAAGATTGGAGGCTGCCAGGTAACTGATTTTTATACGAAACTAGCTCCGCTGGGATTTGAAATTGATCCTGCTATACCTGCTAATGCAGCAGAAGAACAGGAACTGCCTGCGTTTATTCAATCGTTAGATGAGGAACAGGTAGTGGTACTCGATGTGCGCCCTGTTATTGCTGCAGGAGAAGATCCGTTGAGTCTCATCCTGCAAACAATCAAAACGATCCAGGCCGGGCAGGTTTTAAAAATAGTCAACACATTCGAACCAACGCCTTTAATGATCTTATTGAAGAAACAGGGTTTTGAGGCATATGCAGACCACATCGAAGAGGACCTGGTAGAAACCTGGTTTTATAAAAATGCTGACATCAATATAAAAGTGCAGGCGGGTAACTGGGAGGAAGCATTGAAAAGATTTGAAAACAAATTGCAAACAATTGATGTGCGTGCATTGCAGATGCCCTTGCCAATGCATACCATCCTGGAGAGCCTGGATACCTTGCCGGAAGATAAGGCCTTGTTTGTCTATCATAAACGGATCCCGGTATTTCTGTTACCCGAACTGGCGCAGCGTGGATTTGAGTACAGGGCAAAGGAGCTTGCAAGTGATGAAGTACACCTATTAATTTTCAGGAACTGA
- a CDS encoding putative zinc-binding protein has product MEKIPLVYSCSGCSSAAQMANYLAIQLDRQGIAEMSCIAGVGGNVKKLVKTALSGRKIIAIDGCPLACTKACLANHSLQPDLEMDLSRMGVSKRQHEDFDQEQANVILEALKKSINGEAYTH; this is encoded by the coding sequence ATGGAAAAAATTCCTCTTGTTTATTCCTGCTCGGGTTGTTCCAGTGCTGCGCAAATGGCTAATTACCTGGCGATTCAACTGGACAGACAGGGTATAGCTGAAATGTCCTGCATTGCAGGAGTGGGCGGAAATGTAAAGAAACTGGTCAAAACGGCCCTGAGTGGCAGAAAGATCATCGCCATAGATGGCTGCCCCCTGGCTTGTACCAAAGCATGCCTGGCTAATCACTCCCTGCAACCTGACCTGGAGATGGACCTATCCCGTATGGGTGTGTCCAAAAGACAGCATGAGGATTTTGACCAGGAACAGGCGAATGTAATTCTGGAAGCGTTAAAAAAATCAATCAATGGAGAAGCCTACACCCATTAA
- the nifJ gene encoding pyruvate:ferredoxin (flavodoxin) oxidoreductase — protein MSQEITPVIATLDGNEAVAYIAYRVNEVCAIYPITPSSTMSELADEWAAAGLKNIWGQVPDVIEMQSEGGAAGVVHGSLQAGALTTTFTASQGLMLMLPNMYKIAGELTCAVFHVAARSLAAQALSIFGDHSDVMAARTTGFAMLASASVQEAHDLALISQAATLKARIPFMHFFDGFRTSHEINKIKLIPDAQIKSMISDELVNEHRFRSLNPDRPFIRGTAQNPDVYFQGRETVNPFYAAAPGIVEDAMNQFAALTGRQYKLFEYYGHEKAERVAVVMGSGGEVLKETVRVLLEAGEKVGVVLVRLFRPFSAEHLLNALPATVEKIVVLDRTKEPGASGEPLYQDVVTYLCQAYSEGRLEKLPRIIGGRYGLSSKEFTPAMAKAVLDELKKATPKHGFTIGINDDVTHTSLSFDPSFHLEPKDRVCALFYGLGADGTVGANKNSIKIIGEETDLYAQGYFVYDSRKSGTMTVSHLRFGKDPILAPWLVDKADFIACHKYNFISKTDMLQSARPGATFLLNSPYPAGEVWDHLPRAVQEQLIEKQMKLYVIDASKVAIAAGMGQRINTIMQTCFFALSNVLPADEAIEQIKKFIYKSYKSKGEAIVQKNYRAVDDTLEHLLRVELPAKATSTLPMDAGIPAEAPAFVQDVTAMLLEGKGDLIPVSKMPIDGTYPSGTTKWEKRNIADVVPVWESDSCIQCGNCSFVCPHSVIRSKFYHESYLEKAPEGFPSAPINARGFPETRYTLQVYLEDCTGCKLCVQACPAVDIKDASRKAINMAPKPSLVEGREQIRFFESMPVNNRAELDFSTVRGAQFLEPLFEFSGACSGCGETPYVKLLTQLFGDRLLVANATGCSSIYGGNLPTTPWSVNKDNRGPAWSNSLFEDNAEFGLGMRVAADKQFSIAHALLVSLQAELNDDGLVEGLLHAPQQLESQILEQRNRVAVLKDKLQALRGNTLAAQLMAVADHLVKRSVWLLGGDGWAYDIGSSGLDHVLSTGRNVNILVLDTEVYSNTGGQMSKATPTAAIAKFAAAGKKVGKKDLAMQAISYGNVYVAQIAMGANPQQTLLAMREAEAYKGPSLILAYSHCIAHGIDMEKGLTQQQLAVSSGYWPLIRYNPALREAGKNPFVLDSPRPAVKFADYAYNETRYKALAAANPTEAKRLMGLAQELVDLRYKSYENMATWKAEEFTPVA, from the coding sequence ATGTCACAAGAGATTACACCTGTTATAGCAACACTGGACGGCAATGAAGCCGTGGCCTATATCGCTTATCGCGTTAATGAAGTATGTGCAATTTATCCGATCACGCCTTCTTCTACCATGTCTGAACTGGCAGATGAATGGGCTGCTGCAGGATTAAAAAATATCTGGGGCCAGGTGCCGGACGTAATAGAGATGCAAAGTGAAGGTGGTGCTGCCGGTGTGGTGCATGGCTCTTTGCAGGCTGGCGCTTTGACTACTACATTTACAGCATCACAGGGTTTGATGCTGATGTTGCCTAATATGTACAAGATAGCCGGAGAGCTGACCTGTGCTGTGTTTCATGTGGCTGCAAGGTCACTCGCTGCGCAGGCTTTGTCCATCTTCGGCGATCATAGTGATGTGATGGCAGCCCGTACCACTGGTTTTGCCATGCTCGCTTCTGCTTCTGTACAGGAGGCGCATGACCTGGCACTCATTAGCCAGGCAGCTACCCTCAAAGCACGCATTCCTTTCATGCACTTCTTCGATGGATTCCGTACTTCGCATGAAATCAATAAAATTAAACTGATCCCTGACGCACAGATCAAAAGTATGATCAGTGATGAGCTGGTGAACGAACATCGTTTTCGCAGCCTGAATCCTGATCGTCCTTTTATCAGAGGTACTGCGCAGAACCCGGATGTATATTTCCAGGGCAGGGAAACGGTGAATCCTTTTTATGCAGCAGCACCGGGTATTGTGGAAGATGCCATGAACCAGTTCGCAGCCCTGACGGGTCGTCAGTACAAACTGTTTGAATATTATGGTCATGAGAAAGCAGAAAGAGTTGCTGTTGTAATGGGTTCCGGTGGTGAGGTACTGAAAGAAACAGTACGGGTGCTGCTGGAAGCCGGTGAAAAAGTAGGGGTGGTGCTGGTGAGATTATTCCGCCCATTCTCTGCTGAACATTTATTAAACGCATTACCTGCTACGGTTGAGAAAATCGTAGTACTGGATCGTACAAAAGAACCCGGTGCTTCCGGCGAACCTTTGTACCAGGATGTGGTTACTTATCTCTGCCAGGCGTATTCAGAAGGCCGTTTGGAAAAACTGCCCCGTATTATTGGCGGCAGATATGGTTTGTCTTCCAAAGAGTTTACACCAGCAATGGCGAAAGCTGTATTGGATGAACTGAAGAAAGCCACACCCAAACATGGTTTTACGATTGGTATCAATGATGATGTGACGCATACCAGCCTCAGTTTTGATCCATCTTTCCACCTGGAACCGAAAGACAGGGTATGTGCTTTGTTTTACGGATTAGGTGCGGATGGTACTGTGGGTGCGAATAAGAATAGTATTAAAATCATTGGTGAAGAAACGGATCTGTATGCGCAGGGATATTTTGTATACGATTCCCGTAAGTCAGGTACGATGACTGTTTCACACTTACGATTTGGTAAGGATCCTATTCTGGCCCCATGGCTGGTAGACAAGGCAGATTTTATTGCGTGTCACAAATACAACTTTATCAGTAAAACGGATATGTTGCAAAGTGCGCGGCCTGGTGCTACCTTCCTGCTGAATAGTCCGTATCCTGCCGGTGAAGTATGGGATCATCTGCCACGTGCTGTACAGGAACAACTGATAGAGAAACAAATGAAGCTGTATGTGATCGATGCTTCCAAGGTGGCAATAGCCGCTGGTATGGGGCAGCGTATCAATACGATTATGCAGACCTGTTTCTTTGCATTGTCCAATGTATTGCCGGCTGATGAAGCGATAGAGCAGATCAAGAAATTCATTTATAAATCTTACAAGTCAAAAGGTGAAGCCATCGTACAAAAGAACTACCGTGCGGTAGATGATACGCTGGAACACCTGTTACGTGTGGAATTGCCTGCGAAGGCTACCAGTACATTGCCAATGGATGCAGGTATACCTGCGGAAGCACCTGCCTTTGTACAGGATGTAACGGCGATGTTGCTGGAAGGAAAGGGTGACCTGATACCGGTGAGCAAGATGCCGATAGATGGTACTTACCCCAGCGGTACTACGAAATGGGAGAAAAGGAATATTGCAGATGTGGTGCCTGTATGGGAATCAGACAGCTGTATCCAGTGTGGTAACTGTAGTTTTGTGTGCCCGCATAGTGTGATCCGTTCCAAATTCTATCATGAAAGCTACCTGGAGAAAGCGCCGGAAGGGTTCCCTTCAGCGCCGATCAATGCCCGGGGTTTCCCTGAAACACGGTATACATTGCAGGTATATCTTGAAGATTGTACGGGTTGTAAATTGTGTGTACAGGCTTGTCCTGCGGTAGATATCAAAGATGCCAGCCGCAAGGCGATCAACATGGCACCGAAACCATCCCTGGTGGAGGGCCGTGAGCAGATCCGCTTCTTTGAAAGTATGCCGGTGAACAATCGTGCAGAGCTGGATTTCTCAACGGTGAGAGGGGCGCAGTTCCTGGAACCTTTGTTTGAGTTTTCCGGTGCATGTTCCGGTTGTGGAGAAACACCTTACGTGAAATTACTGACACAGTTGTTCGGCGATAGATTACTGGTAGCGAATGCAACGGGTTGTTCATCTATTTATGGTGGTAACCTGCCTACTACACCCTGGTCTGTGAACAAGGATAATCGTGGTCCGGCATGGTCTAATTCTCTCTTTGAAGATAATGCGGAGTTTGGATTAGGCATGCGTGTAGCAGCAGATAAGCAGTTTTCAATCGCACATGCATTGCTGGTATCACTGCAAGCGGAGCTGAATGATGATGGCCTGGTAGAAGGATTGCTGCATGCGCCGCAACAACTGGAATCACAGATCCTGGAACAAAGGAACAGGGTAGCTGTGCTGAAAGATAAATTGCAGGCATTGCGTGGAAATACGCTGGCCGCGCAGTTGATGGCGGTAGCAGATCATTTGGTGAAGAGAAGTGTGTGGTTGTTGGGTGGTGATGGATGGGCATATGATATTGGTTCATCAGGTCTGGATCACGTGTTGTCTACAGGACGTAATGTAAATATACTGGTGCTGGATACAGAGGTGTATTCCAATACTGGTGGACAGATGTCCAAGGCAACGCCAACGGCGGCTATTGCTAAGTTTGCAGCAGCTGGTAAGAAGGTGGGTAAGAAAGATCTGGCCATGCAGGCAATCTCTTATGGGAATGTATATGTAGCGCAGATTGCGATGGGTGCGAACCCGCAGCAAACTTTACTGGCAATGCGTGAGGCAGAAGCTTATAAAGGACCTTCACTGATCCTGGCATATAGTCACTGTATAGCGCATGGTATAGATATGGAGAAAGGATTGACGCAGCAACAGTTGGCGGTGTCCAGTGGATATTGGCCTTTGATCAGGTATAATCCGGCATTGCGGGAGGCGGGTAAGAATCCTTTTGTATTGGATTCTCCAAGGCCGGCGGTGAAGTTTGCGGACTATGCTTATAATGAGACGAGGTACAAGGCGCTGGCGGCAGCGAATCCGACTGAGGCGAAGCGATTGATGGGATTGGCGCAGGAGCTGGTGGATCTGCGGTATAAGAGTTATGAGAACATGGCGACCTGGAAGGCGGAAGAGTTTACGCCGGTAGCGTAG
- a CDS encoding FecR family protein produces MIPYIEQLMLEKLSGCISAEDDAELLQMMEAHQELKVVYKGLEERLGEPVAQEYLAHLDEDALWEQRKYHFKKRRSNKWLYAAAVFILLVSSSLFYFLHLPVAKPLAAKGIVLQLANGQQIDLSDTTKKGTLKVGTTEIHVSGKSLTYDNGAGGAETVMNVLRVPAGKDYKLVLADGTEVWMNAKSEIRFPMAFNAGKREVTISGEAFFSVKKDPARPFIVHAGEVSVDVLGTTFNINAYGSPRIALASGKVVVKGSNSDKAVALSPGFEATYSQHLFSIATFDERNTLGWMSGKYYFRHATLKEIGAVINRWFDIEVVFENSAAEHLDLTGILTRQDGLNDFLDNLEKTTGIQYEYKNGILRFR; encoded by the coding sequence ATGATACCATATATAGAACAATTGATGTTGGAGAAACTTTCCGGGTGTATTTCGGCGGAGGATGATGCGGAGCTGTTGCAGATGATGGAAGCGCATCAGGAATTGAAAGTAGTCTATAAAGGATTGGAGGAGCGCTTAGGAGAGCCAGTGGCACAGGAGTACCTGGCACATCTGGATGAAGATGCATTGTGGGAACAAAGAAAGTACCATTTCAAAAAACGCAGATCCAACAAGTGGCTGTATGCAGCCGCGGTGTTCATATTATTAGTCAGCTCTTCCCTGTTTTATTTTTTGCATTTGCCTGTCGCAAAACCATTGGCAGCTAAGGGCATTGTTTTGCAACTCGCCAATGGGCAACAAATAGATCTTTCGGATACGACAAAGAAAGGAACATTAAAAGTAGGTACTACTGAAATTCATGTGTCAGGTAAATCCCTTACCTATGATAACGGCGCAGGCGGTGCCGAAACAGTGATGAATGTACTGCGCGTTCCGGCAGGTAAAGATTACAAGCTGGTACTGGCAGATGGTACGGAGGTATGGATGAATGCAAAATCAGAGATCCGCTTCCCGATGGCTTTCAATGCAGGAAAGAGGGAAGTGACCATAAGCGGGGAAGCTTTTTTCTCTGTGAAGAAAGATCCTGCACGGCCTTTTATTGTGCATGCAGGAGAGGTGTCAGTAGATGTACTGGGTACTACTTTTAATATCAATGCTTATGGCAGTCCGCGCATTGCACTGGCTTCCGGTAAGGTGGTAGTGAAAGGGAGTAACAGTGATAAAGCAGTAGCCCTGAGCCCTGGATTCGAAGCAACCTATAGCCAGCACCTTTTCAGTATAGCAACTTTTGATGAGCGCAATACACTGGGCTGGATGAGCGGGAAGTATTATTTCAGGCATGCTACACTAAAAGAAATAGGGGCCGTCATCAACAGGTGGTTTGATATCGAAGTCGTTTTTGAAAATAGTGCAGCGGAGCACCTGGACCTTACAGGGATACTTACCAGGCAGGATGGTCTGAATGATTTTTTGGATAACCTGGAAAAAACAACCGGCATTCAATATGAATATAAAAATGGCATATTAAGGTTCAGGTAG
- a CDS encoding hemerythrin domain-containing protein, protein MEKPTPIKRSKAFIQLSKDHHFGLLLVWKIRQDLAKVSPADKISKYVIEFFDDELEAHFKEEEDYLFSKLDAADPLREQAEGEHRAICNLIASIKRTTTDKALLQQFGDLLEAHIRFEERTLFNYMQEHMSAADQEQLLQHTNRRKN, encoded by the coding sequence ATGGAGAAGCCTACACCCATTAAGCGAAGTAAAGCATTTATACAACTTTCCAAAGATCACCACTTTGGCTTATTACTGGTTTGGAAAATAAGGCAGGACCTGGCGAAAGTAAGTCCCGCAGATAAGATCAGCAAATATGTAATTGAGTTTTTCGATGATGAACTGGAGGCGCATTTTAAAGAGGAAGAAGATTATTTGTTTAGTAAGCTGGATGCTGCAGACCCATTGCGTGAGCAGGCTGAAGGGGAGCACAGGGCGATCTGTAACCTGATTGCATCGATCAAAAGAACTACGACAGATAAGGCCCTGCTTCAGCAGTTTGGAGATCTGCTGGAGGCACATATCCGTTTTGAAGAGAGAACGCTTTTTAATTATATGCAGGAACATATGAGTGCAGCAGACCAGGAGCAATTGTTACAACACACCAACAGAAGAAAGAACTGA
- a CDS encoding NAD(P)-binding protein, whose amino-acid sequence MKTNQDITLSPDLQSHSAGTGPTRTQHPVYANLLPPCNQTCPAGENIQGWLSLAQAGSYEAAWRTIMEDNPFPAVMGRVCYHTCEVQCNRSQIDSAVNIHAVERFLGDEALKQGWTIDKAPPTGKRVLIVGAGPAGLSAAYHLVRKGHTVEIHEAGPIAGGMMHFGIPAYRLPRHELDQEVARISNMGVTVKYNHKVENLLLEKEQGKFDAVFLAIGSNLSKKVDLPAKDAFKMMDALAFLKQVEDGNVPKLGRRVAIYGGGNTAMDAARTAKRLGVEDTMIIYRRDRANMSAHDFEAQEALEEGVNIHWLRSIKSVEGMTMTVEVMELKDGKPYPTGQFETLEADSLIMALGQEADTGFLKNIPGITFTPDDNVCVDSSMMTGYAGIFAGGDMVPGQRNVTTAIGHGKKTARNIDAFLNDEVYTPSAKPPVIGYEKLHRWYRTYAPQGEQAMKPAAERIGGFDEVKYGLQENEVLFEARRCLSCGNCFECDGCFGACPQKAITKLGPGNGYSFNYDICTGCAVCSEQCSCHAIEMVPGP is encoded by the coding sequence ATGAAAACAAATCAGGATATTACCTTATCGCCTGATCTGCAAAGCCACAGCGCTGGCACTGGACCTACAAGGACACAACATCCTGTATACGCCAATTTGCTGCCACCCTGTAACCAAACCTGCCCAGCAGGCGAAAACATCCAGGGATGGCTCTCGCTGGCTCAGGCTGGCAGTTATGAAGCTGCCTGGCGCACGATCATGGAAGACAATCCATTTCCCGCCGTCATGGGCAGGGTATGCTATCACACCTGCGAGGTACAATGTAACCGTTCGCAAATTGACAGTGCTGTCAACATCCACGCTGTAGAAAGATTTTTGGGAGATGAAGCCCTGAAGCAGGGCTGGACCATCGATAAGGCGCCGCCTACGGGCAAGCGTGTGCTCATCGTTGGGGCAGGGCCAGCAGGCCTTTCAGCTGCCTATCATTTAGTGCGAAAAGGACATACGGTAGAAATACATGAAGCAGGACCCATTGCAGGCGGTATGATGCACTTTGGCATCCCCGCTTACCGTTTACCCCGCCATGAACTGGACCAGGAGGTAGCGCGTATCAGTAATATGGGCGTGACTGTAAAATACAATCATAAAGTAGAAAACCTGCTGCTCGAAAAAGAGCAGGGGAAATTTGATGCTGTTTTTCTTGCAATCGGTTCTAACCTCTCTAAGAAAGTAGATCTCCCTGCAAAGGATGCCTTTAAAATGATGGATGCACTTGCTTTTCTGAAGCAGGTAGAAGATGGCAACGTACCCAAACTTGGCCGTCGTGTAGCAATCTATGGTGGTGGTAATACTGCGATGGATGCTGCCCGTACAGCAAAAAGGCTGGGTGTGGAAGATACCATGATTATTTATCGTCGTGACAGGGCCAATATGAGTGCACATGATTTCGAAGCGCAGGAAGCTTTGGAAGAAGGTGTAAACATACACTGGCTGCGTTCCATTAAATCAGTGGAAGGCATGACAATGACGGTAGAAGTGATGGAGCTGAAAGATGGCAAACCTTACCCTACAGGTCAGTTTGAAACACTGGAAGCAGATAGTCTGATCATGGCCCTGGGCCAGGAAGCAGATACTGGGTTCCTGAAAAATATACCTGGTATTACATTCACACCGGATGATAATGTTTGTGTAGACAGCAGTATGATGACTGGTTATGCGGGCATTTTTGCGGGTGGTGATATGGTACCTGGTCAAAGAAACGTGACCACAGCTATCGGTCATGGTAAAAAGACCGCGCGTAATATAGACGCTTTCCTGAATGATGAGGTGTATACACCATCTGCTAAACCTCCGGTGATAGGTTATGAAAAACTGCATCGCTGGTATCGCACTTATGCGCCACAGGGTGAGCAGGCTATGAAGCCTGCAGCAGAACGCATTGGTGGATTTGATGAAGTAAAGTACGGTCTGCAGGAAAACGAAGTATTGTTTGAAGCCCGGAGATGTCTGTCCTGTGGTAATTGTTTTGAGTGCGATGGTTGCTTTGGTGCCTGTCCGCAAAAAGCAATCACAAAGCTCGGCCCCGGCAATGGCTATTCCTTCAATTATGATATTTGCACCGGTTGCGCAGTATGTAGCGAGCAGTGTTCCTGCCATGCTATCGAAATGGTGCCCGGACCGTAA
- a CDS encoding RNA polymerase sigma factor has translation MPEYPGDDIVLLLLKNGGAGDAFELIFKQYYRLMWTKAYLGTGDPNEADDLVQSVLCSIWEKQLYHNIKGNLRTYLLISVRNQVNDYHKIRSRMQKRIEKYAATVDHSCFEESKQGAVVNEHFQEQLHELLREFPTQRQRAFNLVYLQHKKYHEVADNMGISVNSLKTHLKIAVKTLRNKLDLPFSE, from the coding sequence ATGCCTGAATATCCGGGAGATGATATTGTATTGCTCTTATTAAAAAATGGGGGCGCTGGCGACGCATTTGAGCTCATCTTTAAACAGTATTACCGATTGATGTGGACGAAGGCCTACCTGGGTACAGGAGACCCCAATGAGGCCGACGACCTCGTTCAGTCAGTGCTTTGCAGTATTTGGGAGAAGCAGTTGTATCATAACATAAAAGGTAATCTCAGGACCTACCTGCTCATCTCTGTTCGTAACCAGGTGAATGACTATCATAAGATCAGGTCGAGGATGCAAAAGCGTATTGAAAAGTATGCAGCGACAGTGGACCATTCGTGTTTCGAAGAATCGAAGCAGGGTGCTGTCGTGAATGAACATTTCCAGGAGCAATTACATGAGTTGCTGCGCGAATTTCCCACACAGCGTCAGCGGGCGTTTAACCTGGTGTATCTGCAACATAAGAAATACCATGAGGTGGCAGATAACATGGGCATTAGTGTGAACTCACTGAAAACGCATTTGAAGATTGCAGTGAAAACATTGCGTAATAAGCTGGATTTGCCATTTTCAGAATAA
- a CDS encoding GNAT family N-acetyltransferase codes for MNKVRTEDGKRMSYYKMDIFAKRNNMPPVIQLRKTIISDLAHFFTFQLDQEANYLAAFTAKDPGDREAYLTKYAKFVDDPTIHMCTILVNDVITGSIAKFVMHGDAEVTYWIDKAYWGQGIATAALRQLLNEVSTRPIFGRAAFDNIGSQRVLEKCGFVKVGTDKGFANARQAEVEEVIYKLVY; via the coding sequence ATGAATAAGGTTCGCACTGAAGACGGCAAGCGCATGTCTTATTATAAAATGGATATATTCGCGAAAAGGAACAACATGCCCCCGGTTATCCAATTAAGAAAAACTATCATATCCGACTTAGCCCACTTTTTTACCTTTCAGCTGGATCAGGAAGCAAATTATTTAGCCGCTTTTACCGCTAAAGACCCAGGCGATAGGGAGGCCTATCTGACTAAATATGCAAAATTCGTCGATGACCCTACTATTCATATGTGCACCATCCTCGTCAATGATGTGATTACAGGTAGTATTGCGAAGTTTGTGATGCATGGAGATGCAGAGGTCACTTACTGGATCGACAAGGCATATTGGGGGCAGGGGATTGCCACTGCAGCACTCAGGCAATTGCTCAACGAGGTGAGTACCAGGCCGATCTTTGGTAGAGCGGCTTTTGATAATATTGGTTCTCAGAGAGTGTTGGAGAAATGTGGATTTGTAAAAGTGGGTACGGATAAGGGGTTTGCTAATGCAAGGCAGGCGGAGGTGGAAGAGGTGATTTACAAACTTGTCTATTAA